The nucleotide sequence TTATTTAGAAGAATTTGGTCAAAACAGCTTTATTGTACGGGCCCATCCTACTTGGTATCCCAATGGAGAAGAAGAATCGATTATTCGGGAGATGATCGATATGCTGCTGACAACTGGAAGTGTGAGTGTAAAAAAATTCCGTGAAGCAACAGCAATCATGATGAGTTGCAAACGATCGATTAAAGCCAACCATTATTTGAATGAAGCACAAGCACGTGTGCTGCTGAAGGATCTGGCACGATGCGAAAATCCTTTCAATTGTCCCCATGGCCGTCCAGTATTGATTCACTTTACCAATTCGGATATGGAAAGGATGTTCAAACGAATCCAAGACCCGCATTAAGTCAAAGAGAAGAGGGAAAACATGAAGATTGTATTAGCATCCCAATCACCAAGAAGAAAAGAGTTATTGGCTCATATCGTTTCAGAATTCGAGATTGAACCTGCTGATATCGATGAAACGCCATTTCCAGACGAACAGCCCGTCGATTATGTTCGTAGAATGGCTGAAGAAAAAGCACGAACTGTCTGGGAACAAGATGAAAAAGAAGACCATTTAGTGATTGCCAGTGACACGACTGTTGTTCTCAATCAAGAGATCATGGGTAAACCAGAAGATCTGGCTGAGGCTGAATTCATGCTGAAAAAACTAAGCGGGGAAACA is from Enterococcus faecium and encodes:
- a CDS encoding Maf family protein, which encodes MKIVLASQSPRRKELLAHIVSEFEIEPADIDETPFPDEQPVDYVRRMAEEKARTVWEQDEKEDHLVIASDTTVVLNQEIMGKPEDLAEAEFMLKKLSGETHTVYTAVVLKTKEREERILAEAHVTFYPLTDEEIKRYLETGDYADKAGAYGIQNAASVFVKEISGDYYSIVGFPIGAVNQALKTFI